The DNA region CTGTACCTACGCGGGATGCCGTGGAAACCATGAGCGCATGGAAAGGAGAAACCGCCCCTTCATTCTGCGGCTTTTCCATTACAAGGCGGATACTTTCCCAAAACATACGGAACTGCACCAAACCCGTCCTGCATGTAAAATACAGCCCTGCCGCCGTTAATACCACAACGAGGATGGGATAATACAGTATCCCGTCCAGATAATCAAGAATTGGCATCATAACCGTTTCCCCCTCTGCGTCCGCGGGTAAATCCCGGGCACTTCATTTCAGTCCCCGAGCCCATGACGACTTCAACATAAAATTCCTGTCCTGATTTGAATCATAACTATAAAAATAGTAATAACTTATATGCCTTTTGTCAACAAATTCCGTAAAAGCGCAAACAGGCTCCCATAGGGTTCAGAAAAAGCAAAGGCCGTACCGAACTTCCTTTTTATTTGCAAAAACCGGATAAAAAATCCCTGCTGATCCGATTCCCTTTACTCCTTCTCCTCTGTTTCCATTCCCACATATTCTTCGCCCCGGTCTTCCACCTTTACTTTTCCGCCGGTCATATCCCGGAAATACATTTCATGCCTTGCTTTATTTTCCGGAAGGCAGAGGCATGTGATTTGCACTTCTTCCGCAAAGATTCTGTCCAGTACACGGATATCCGTACCTTTGATGTAGTGTTCAAACGCGCCTGCCGCGGTATAGGGAATCGTAAGTTCCAGGCGGACGTGGGGCATAAAACAAAGAACACCCGCTTCCTCCACGGCTTCCGCCAGAGTACCGCCGTATGCTCTCGCCAGTCCGCCCGTCCCCAGTTTGATGCCGCCGAAGTATCTTGTCACAACGGATAGAGTATTAGTGAGCGATTTCATCTGCAGGACATGGAGCATGGGATGTCCTGCCGTCCCCTGCGGCTCTCCGCCGTCGCTTGATTTCTCACGGATGCGGACGGTGCCGATGCGCCATGCCCAGCAGTGGTGGGCCGCATCTTTGTGATTTTTCCGCACAGTTTCCAAAATGAACTGCGCTTCCTCTTCTGTTTCTACAGGGAAAAGCTGCGCAATAAATATTGATTTTTTTATCTCCGTTTCTTTTCGGCAAGGTGTCCGCACCGAGCGGTAAGGAATGAGCATGAATGATCCTCCATGAAATATATTTCTATTGTACCATGAAAAAACACCTTCCCCTGCTTGCAGAGAAGGTGTCTTTATCATTTCAAGGTGTAATCGTAATCTTCTTTCAGGATGAGGATGGCGCCTTCATCGCCCTTCATGGCCGCTTTGATAAGCCATTCCATGGCGGATTTTTTATTTTTCCTCACGCCTTCCCCATTGGCAAGGGCGCAGCCGTAATGGGCCATGGCGAAAGCATTTCCTTTTTCCGCCGCTTTTTTATAATATTTCACGGCTTTGGAAATATCCGCTTCTGCACCGAGACCCGACTCATAGCAGAGAC from Dialister invisus DSM 15470 includes:
- a CDS encoding IMPACT family protein — its product is MLIPYRSVRTPCRKETEIKKSIFIAQLFPVETEEEAQFILETVRKNHKDAAHHCWAWRIGTVRIREKSSDGGEPQGTAGHPMLHVLQMKSLTNTLSVVTRYFGGIKLGTGGLARAYGGTLAEAVEEAGVLCFMPHVRLELTIPYTAAGAFEHYIKGTDIRVLDRIFAEEVQITCLCLPENKARHEMYFRDMTGGKVKVEDRGEEYVGMETEEKE